A single Chryseobacterium shigense DNA region contains:
- the folK gene encoding 2-amino-4-hydroxy-6-hydroxymethyldihydropteridine diphosphokinase: protein MSQHKVVLLLGSNLGDQKKNLELALQRISEGGNHISQISEFLITEPVEFVSSNIFCNIASSIFTHLSPIQLLDFIKSIEVEMGRTKDSSASGEYNDRIIDIDIIKYDDLKFRSEKLEIPHHKHLFEREFSKILLKDFI from the coding sequence ATGTCGCAGCATAAGGTAGTTTTGTTACTCGGAAGTAACCTGGGAGATCAAAAAAAAAATCTGGAACTGGCTTTACAGAGAATCAGTGAAGGCGGTAATCACATTTCACAAATAAGCGAATTTTTAATAACCGAACCCGTAGAATTTGTCAGTTCCAATATTTTTTGTAATATTGCATCATCAATATTCACGCATCTATCGCCTATTCAATTGCTTGATTTTATTAAAAGTATAGAAGTTGAGATGGGAAGAACCAAGGATTCATCAGCGTCCGGCGAGTATAATGATAGAATAATAGATATTGATATCATTAAATATGATGATCTGAAATTCAGATCAGAAAAATTGGAGATACCCCATCATAAACATTTATTCGAAAGGGAATTTTCTAAAATATTATTGAAAGATTTTATCTAA
- a CDS encoding OmpA family protein, with protein sequence MKLGLLLLATLPIAAYAQDSTTVNSSNEYPNTFSSGSANVQRFDNKARRFNDWAISVGGGAAFMVHSDLRSIYDKKVNWGYNAYVSIDKQITHTFGLSLIYQRGETKQKAMLDGAAGAAAGVATATTKFDQLALMGDINFSNLLRRVDNHSPYRWALHGYAGIGIQKFNTSLHDANEFRWSDSPKRVPLFIDQKFDIGSIYYQFGVGLKYKVSRLIDIEARTMYLVSGDDEFDGGGWAEANDYDPATPGSKYNMISDSRSDNALAVTLGVSFKLGNKLSHLAWHDPLQEAYYRTSVLENTATDLVVCEKGDADNDGVCDDWDRQLDTPAGARVDGAGVALDMDLDGVIDLYDKCVTVPGPVENNGCPTTPVAPVDQIGDINKDFEGIEFELNSDKIRPKSFDKLNHAADVIKGLNSNDKFLVIGATDARGSAEYNLKLSQRRADAVVKYLNSKGVSAGMLTAEGRGKTDLKYPECDPATKCTEDKNEANRRVYFQAK encoded by the coding sequence ATGAAATTAGGTTTATTATTATTGGCCACACTACCTATCGCGGCTTATGCCCAGGATAGTACCACAGTAAACTCGTCTAATGAGTACCCTAATACCTTTTCTTCAGGTTCTGCTAATGTACAGCGTTTCGACAACAAAGCCAGACGTTTTAATGACTGGGCTATTTCCGTTGGTGGAGGAGCTGCTTTCATGGTGCACTCTGATCTTAGATCTATTTATGACAAAAAGGTAAACTGGGGGTATAATGCTTACGTAAGCATTGACAAGCAAATCACGCATACATTTGGATTAAGCCTTATCTATCAGAGAGGTGAAACCAAACAGAAAGCAATGTTAGATGGGGCAGCAGGCGCTGCAGCGGGTGTAGCAACAGCAACTACCAAATTTGACCAGCTTGCTTTAATGGGAGATATCAACTTCTCTAACCTATTAAGAAGAGTTGATAACCATTCTCCCTACAGATGGGCATTACATGGATATGCAGGTATCGGAATTCAGAAATTCAATACTTCTCTGCATGACGCAAATGAATTCAGATGGAGCGACAGCCCAAAAAGAGTTCCTTTGTTCATTGATCAGAAATTTGATATCGGTTCAATCTACTATCAATTTGGTGTTGGATTAAAATATAAAGTATCCAGACTTATCGACATCGAGGCAAGAACAATGTACCTTGTAAGTGGTGATGATGAATTCGATGGAGGCGGATGGGCTGAAGCTAACGACTATGACCCTGCAACTCCAGGCTCAAAGTATAATATGATCAGTGATTCAAGATCTGATAATGCATTGGCTGTGACTTTAGGGGTTTCTTTCAAATTAGGAAACAAATTATCTCACCTAGCATGGCATGACCCACTTCAGGAAGCATATTACAGAACAAGCGTTTTAGAAAATACCGCTACAGATCTTGTTGTATGCGAAAAAGGTGATGCAGATAATGATGGCGTATGTGATGACTGGGACAGACAGCTTGATACTCCTGCAGGAGCAAGAGTAGATGGTGCCGGTGTAGCTTTAGATATGGATCTTGACGGTGTGATAGATTTATACGATAAGTGTGTAACAGTTCCCGGACCTGTTGAAAACAACGGTTGCCCTACGACTCCTGTTGCCCCGGTAGACCAAATAGGAGATATCAATAAAGATTTTGAAGGTATCGAATTTGAATTGAACAGTGATAAAATCAGACCTAAATCTTTTGATAAACTAAATCACGCAGCTGATGTTATCAAAGGACTGAATTCTAATGATAAATTCCTAGTAATCGGTGCAACTGATGCCAGAGGTTCTGCAGAATACAATTTGAAATTATCTCAGAGAAGAGCTGATGCTGTTGTAAAATATCTTAACAGTAAAGGAGTTTCTGCAGGTATGCTTACCGCTGAAGGAAGAGGAAAAACAGATCTGAAATATCCAGAATGTGATCCTGCAACTAAATGTACTGAAGACAAAAATGAAGCAAACAGAAGAGTTTACTTCCAAGCAAAATAA